The following is a genomic window from Collimonas fungivorans Ter331.
ACGGCCGCCCAAATGCCCAACTTATTGCCTAACGCGCCCTTTGCAGGATAGTTTATATATAGGGCGGATTGTGTCCTATATATACTTTATCGTCGGTTCCAGCAACAAAAATACAAACCAACCCATTGCGCGCAAGGAGCCTCCCAATGAACCAATCCGTCAATCTCTGGCTGTATTTCATGATCGTATTCGGCGTCATCATCCTGCCCGGGCTGGACATGGCTTTCGTGCTGGCCAGCGCGCTGGTCGGCGGCCGGCGCTCGGGCCTGGCGGCGGTGGCAGGGATTGTCGCCGGCGGCGTCTGCCACATGACCATGGGCGCGCTGGGCCTGGCGGTGGTGCTCAAGCTGTGGCCTAGCCTGTTCAACCTGGTGCTGCTGGCCGGCGCTGCCTACATCGCCTGGATCGGCTGGTCGCTGCTGCGCAGCGAGAGTGGTTTCCGTTTTGCATCGGCGTCGCCTGAGCCGGCCCCGGCCAAGGCGCCTGCCACCACTTTTTACCAAGGCATGTTGACCAGCCTGCTCAACCCGAAAGCCTACGTATTCATGCTGGCGATATTCCCGCAGTTCCTGAAAATCGATGCCGGCCCGATCTGGAGCCAGGCGCTGGTGCTGTGGATAATCACCGCGCTTACCCAGGCAGGCGTGTACGGTTTCATCGCCATCCTGTCCAGCCGCACCCGCAGCTGGTTCGACGCCAATCCGCGCGGCAGCTTGGTCGCGGCGCAGGCAGTGGGCGCATTGCTGATTGCCGCCGGGATATTTACCGGGATCGAGGGCTGGCAGGCGATATAGCCGGCGCACGGCCGCTGCACCGAAATAGAGTGCAGCGCACCATTTTCAGGCAAAAAATCCTGCGCCGCGCGCTGCAACGGCGCGGCGGGCAAAATTTCCCATGCTTCGAAAATGAAAAACTCCTTTTAAATCAATGTATTAAATTGATGGCACGGCGTTTGCTCTGGATCAGGCCATAGGATCAACGAAGATCCGACCTTTTCTAACGCAGGTCCAATGATGGATCTGTTGGACAACGGCGTCCTCTTGGCCCGACCACTCTATGGTTGGGACGAGAGGACGCCTTTTTGTTTTTAAAGAGACAAAAAAATGGCAAATAAAGCGACCAGTATCCAACTCTTCAGCCTGCGCACACCTCAGATGCGTGCCTTTCATCTGACCTGGATGGCGTTCTTCGTCTGTTTCTTCGCATGGTTCGCCTGCGCGCCGCTGATGCCGCTGATCAAGGGACAGCTCGGACTGAGCATGGCGCAAATCGCCAATATCAATATCGCCGCAGTAGCAGTGACGATACTGGTGCGGTTGCTGGTCGGTCCGCTGTGCGACCGCTACGGCCCGCGCAAAACTTATACCGGGTTGCTGCTGATAGGCGCGTTGCCGGTGTTCGGCGTGGCCATGGTGCAGAGTTATGAGAGCTTCCTGTTCTTCCGCCTATGCATTGGCGCGGTCGGCGCCAGTTTTGTCATCACGCAGTATCACACCTCGGTCATGTTCGCCTCCAATGTGGTCGGCACCGCCAATGCAG
Proteins encoded in this region:
- a CDS encoding LysE family translocator, which translates into the protein MNQSVNLWLYFMIVFGVIILPGLDMAFVLASALVGGRRSGLAAVAGIVAGGVCHMTMGALGLAVVLKLWPSLFNLVLLAGAAYIAWIGWSLLRSESGFRFASASPEPAPAKAPATTFYQGMLTSLLNPKAYVFMLAIFPQFLKIDAGPIWSQALVLWIITALTQAGVYGFIAILSSRTRSWFDANPRGSLVAAQAVGALLIAAGIFTGIEGWQAI